The Rosa chinensis cultivar Old Blush chromosome 7, RchiOBHm-V2, whole genome shotgun sequence DNA segment tattttttatttttatataatagaGCCAGTAGGGCgaatatatattcatcaaatgccagaataggccgttacatacccttctgctgccatttagacagacaagaagatagtggtagtacccacaatagTACATAGaaaatagacccactcattgtacaatcaatACGTGGACATAGCAGGAATCCCCTTTTGGTACTAAGCCGAAGGCGCTAGAAAGATCTGGCCCTCCCAACCTAACACGTAACCAATGAACCTAGTTgtctagagacctcaattggtgtacaactagatcCATTGATAATTAAGTTGACAAGACCAGACCAAATGCAAAAATCTAGATGCACAAAGGTGCCTAGATTATCCCTGAAAACGGAACCTTATTGTAAATagacaaactaaaaacatagaaaaaggCTTAGGGCTACAACAACCCTAACATAAATAAAAGGCCCAATAGGGCAACCCCAAAGAGAAGAGCCTAACTCAAGGTCCAACAAGCCAGAGTTGACCCAAGCCCAGTCCACCCTTCCACCACGCCTGCAGCCGCATGTGCAGCTCCGCCCAAAGAGCCTCATCACCACGAGCCTGCGCCGCCAAAGAGCCCCACCAAGAAGCTAACTGCACCAAGAGCCACGCTGTTGATCTCCTCCAAGCCAGCACCTCCCCGAGCCCCTCCGAGCCACAGTCCATGCATCAGCCCCAAGACCCTCACACCGCACCGTCGCCCAGCCGCTTCTAGATCCACGCGGATAGAACTCATTGTCCCTGCACAGAAACCACGGACGCCCAGAAAGGCCTTCCAAACCTACCATCAAAACCAACTTTCCAAACCCCAAGGCAAAACACCTCCTCTTCCGACCTCAACCCTGGGTTTTGAAGTGCCCGTCCGGCAGTCAACCAAAGACGACACAGCGACGCCGGCTCTATCCATGGCCGCTGCTAGACAAGGAACAGTGTGGTTGTGTTTGTGCTTGCTCTTGCGGCATTAGGTTATTGCTTCATCATTCAATCtgcttctcttaataataactaGTCTGAAActacatgctctgcatgtgtaagaaaatattttcattataaaaatagtaaaatttgtttaaaaaaaaaagatataataGTTTATACAAATAATGGgtagttttcttctttttagtaattttttttataactttgtTATTATATTTagtatttcttatttattaaacattaatttaatataatctataATGTGAGGATatttgagtattttcatatccacTTCGACCAAAGCGTATATTATAGATAGATAATGTAGATACTAATGAAATTCTAATCAATCATTTTCCATATATTGATCTCTATTTGATTAAAATGAAGTTTCAATCTAATTAAATTACCATTTTTCTTTGAAGAACGAAAGTCACACCTATTAATttacaatgaatttttttttaatttaattgaaaatcttataaaatgacaaaattaaaaatatatatcttAAAATAAAGGGAGTGAACTTCACGTCACTCCttcttgttttaaaatttttttccttagaaataaaaattgaaaagtaTTCTGAGTCGCTACAAAAGTCAGTGTCAGACGTCATCAGGCATCGAGAAGATTAACTATCTGATATGGAATGGAGAACATGAAGGAGTTGGATACGAAATATCTCCCCCTACTCGACCTAACCACCGGTAATGGCTACTTCTCACGAAGAATCTCTGGAGACCCAAACCCCACTCATAGACGACGTCGTAGACAGCGCCGTTGACTACAAAGGCCATCCGGTTCACAGATCCACCTCCGGCGGTTGGCGTTCCGCATCCTTCATAATAGGTAACACAATCACTTGCCTTCACTTGCAGTACTGAGAAGCTAAAGAATCATTTGAATTTGACTCAGGGGTGGAAGTTGCGGAGAGGTTCGCATACTATGGGATTAGCTCCAATCTGATAACGTTTCTGACGGGGCCGTTGGGACAGTCGACGGTGACGGCGGCGGAGAATGTGAACATATGGTCCGGAACATCGTTCTTGTTTCCTCTATTGGGAGCGTTCGTGGCGGATTCTTTTCTCGGTCGCTACCGCACCATTATTGTTGCTTCTCTGCTCTACATTTTGGTCTGTCGCTTTCATcccatttttattcttttttccgcTCTATTATTTATTTTGCAATCAGTGAACGTGCTTATAGTCAATGCGGGTTAGCTTTGTAATTTGACTTATCTGCTGACCCGACCCGCTTCTAGCTGATCCGTTTCCAaaagtttggaactttggatGATCTGAATCTATGgcatgcgttttttttttttttttttttttgtctttttgatgGACCCTGATTCCGGGAAACATTCTCGTATTGAAAAGCAATAGATACTTAGAAAGAACACTAACCTAAACCTAGCAACTAGCTGTTTGTCATGGATGAGAAGAGATTTCCGAAATCCGAAATCCGAGAAATGGAACTTAGTTGTAGTAATGTTATTTGCATGTATCTGGGTGTTTACGATGTGAAAATGAACGAGGTGTTATCTCCATTTCCATCATACATCAGATGGAACTGAAAAATACTGCAGATTTGATCTATATTTCACTTTACCTTCTGATGGAGGAGCATGTTACCAATGATTATTGTTTTCTACATCTTGCCATGTTTGAATATTATTGTTGTTGACCTATATTGGAACAGGGACTCGGCTTGTTGACCGTGTCGGCCTTGCTTACTTCTTCTGAGCTTCAAATAGTgttattcttcttctctctatATCTAGTAGCAGTTGCGCAAGGTGGACACAAGCCCTGTGTTCAGGCTTTAGGGGCAGATCAGTTTGATGGACAAGATCCAGTGGAGTGCAAAGCGAAAAGCTCATTCTTCAATTGGTGGTACTTTGGTATGAATGCAGGCATACTATTGACATTCTCAGTATTGACCTACATACAGGACAATCTAAGCTGGGGTCTGGGTTTTGGAATTCCTTGTGTTGTGAtggtccttgcactgattatttTTGTCAGTGGAACTAGGACATACCGGTATAGCATCCAAGGGGAGGAGGAAAGCCCATTTGTGAGAATTGGCAAGGTTTTTGTTGCTGCATTAAGGAACTGGCGAACTAGTCCTTCAGCAATACCTTCTGAAGAGGAATCCCGTGGAACCTTGCCTGATCAAAGGTCTGAACAATTCAAGTAAGCATCTTATATGCATAGGTTTAGATTAAAGAGAATGGGGAGTAAACTTGGAGAAGGATTCAATAAAAGAGTTTGATACATATGATGCCCATTTTATCTTGCATGACTCTTCTGAGTACTGACTTTAAAACTATTTGATGGATGAAGGTTCTTATCAAGTGTTAATATTTCCCATTTGGATACTGTCCCTATCAGTTTTACATAGCACGTAACCGAAGATTGTCATATTTCTTCTTATTGTCAATATgaatcccaatttttttttccttttctttttttgggtctgaTGTATGCCAATAATTAGTTTGTACTCAGGCATATAAAAGTTGGGATTAAGGTACTTTGAGTGAAAAATCTGTCATTTATACAGCTATGCGTATTCGTTGTTGTGTAACAAGGGCATTTTAGAATTTATAAATGCACTTTTCTTGTGGTTTTAGATGGTTCAGCAAGAACTATGTCGTTTCAGTGCATCAGTTATACTACATAACTACATATACTTATGGATGTTATTGAACTTCGCCATTTAATGCAACTTTGCGTTATTTCTTGTAAAGTGACTTTATTTATTGAAAAAGCCGTCATTCCAACTAAAGAAACTCCTATATACTATTTGCTGTACTAATGTCGTTATATTTCCCTTATAATGTAAATCGTATTTGTTCTTCATGTCGCTGACGATAGGAAACTGTGATTGATCTCATAAGTTAAGGTACTCCACCAAAGCTCTTTTGAAGCTTTTTAAAGTTCTTTTTCCTCTAATTTTGCAGGTTCCTCAACAAAGCCTTGCTTGCACCAgataatttgaagaaaaaagggAAGGTGTGTACCATCGCTGAGGTTGAGGAAGCAAAGGCTGTTCTGAGGCTGTTTCCAATATGGGCTACATGCTTGCCATATTCTATTGTATTTGCACAGTACACTACTTTCTTCACCAAGCAAGGTGCTACCATGGACAGAACTATTGTGCCCGGTTTTGACATACCGGCTGCTTCACTTCAGTCATTTATCTGCCTTGCCATAATAATGATCATACCCATTTATGACCGCATTTTTGTTCCAATGGCAAGAGCTTTCACCAGAGAACCCTCTGGCATTACAATGCTACAAAGAATCGGAACTGGGATGTTTTTCTCTATCATATCTATGGTCGTTGCAGCTTTAGTTGAGATGAAAAGGCTCCAAACTGC contains these protein-coding regions:
- the LOC112180231 gene encoding protein NRT1/ PTR FAMILY 5.10 isoform X2, giving the protein MATSHEESLETQTPLIDDVVDSAVDYKGHPVHRSTSGGWRSASFIIGVEVAERFAYYGISSNLITFLTGPLGQSTVTAAENVNIWSGTSFLFPLLGAFVADSFLGRYRTIIVASLLYILGLGLLTVSALLTSSELQIVLFFFSLYLVAVAQGGHKPCVQALGADQFDGQDPVECKAKSSFFNWWYFGMNAGILLTFSVLTYIQDNLSWGLGFGIPCVVMVLALIIFVSGTRTYRYSIQGEEESPFVRIGKVFVAALRNWRTSPSAIPSEEESRGTLPDQRFLNKALLAPDNLKKKGKVCTIAEVEEAKAVLRLFPIWATCLPYSIVFAQYTTFFTKQGATMDRTIVPGFDIPAASLQSFICLAIIMIIPIYDRIFVPMARAFTREPSGITMLQRIGTGMFFSIISMVVAALVEMKRLQTAKDYDLVDLPSATIPMSIWWLVPQYCLYGLADVFTIVGLQEFLYDQVPNELRSMGIALYLSILGVGNFLSSFLISIIEEATSWGGHTSWFSDNLNLAHLDYFYWLLAALCGVGLLAYMYFAKSYIYNRASTI
- the LOC112180231 gene encoding protein NRT1/ PTR FAMILY 5.10 isoform X1, with protein sequence MATSHEESLETQTPLIDDVVDSAVDYKGHPVHRSTSGGWRSASFIIGVEVAERFAYYGISSNLITFLTGPLGQSTVTAAENVNIWSGTSFLFPLLGAFVADSFLGRYRTIIVASLLYILGLGLLTVSALLTSSELQIVLFFFSLYLVAVAQGGHKPCVQALGADQFDGQDPVECKAKSSFFNWWYFGMNAGILLTFSVLTYIQDNLSWGLGFGIPCVVMVLALIIFVSGTRTYRYSIQGEEESPFVRIGKVFVAALRNWRTSPSAIPSEEESRGTLPDQRSEQFKFLNKALLAPDNLKKKGKVCTIAEVEEAKAVLRLFPIWATCLPYSIVFAQYTTFFTKQGATMDRTIVPGFDIPAASLQSFICLAIIMIIPIYDRIFVPMARAFTREPSGITMLQRIGTGMFFSIISMVVAALVEMKRLQTAKDYDLVDLPSATIPMSIWWLVPQYCLYGLADVFTIVGLQEFLYDQVPNELRSMGIALYLSILGVGNFLSSFLISIIEEATSWGGHTSWFSDNLNLAHLDYFYWLLAALCGVGLLAYMYFAKSYIYNRASTI